Proteins encoded within one genomic window of Solibaculum mannosilyticum:
- the trxA gene encoding thioredoxin, producing MVNANVLTVTNKNFDQIISSGVVVVDFWANWCGPCRMLSPIIDQLAEQFAGRITVGKVDVDRESELASRFRIMSVPSLLFFQDGKLVETSVGVKNLEELSSIVSPLLS from the coding sequence ATGGTCAATGCCAACGTCTTAACGGTGACAAACAAGAACTTTGATCAAATTATTTCATCCGGAGTGGTGGTTGTGGATTTTTGGGCCAATTGGTGTGGTCCATGCCGTATGCTCAGTCCTATCATCGACCAGCTGGCGGAACAGTTCGCCGGCCGCATCACAGTGGGCAAGGTGGATGTGGACAGAGAAAGTGAATTGGCCTCCCGATTTCGTATTATGAGCGTCCCCAGCCTTCTCTTCTTCCAGGATGGCAAATTGGTGGAAACCTCTGTCGGCGTCAAAAACCTGGAGGAACTGTCCTCCATTGTTAGTCCCTTACTCTCCTGA
- a CDS encoding cation-translocating P-type ATPase, whose protein sequence is MRKKKKQIEPKASDQTEQFDPILPKAQVSPGRGLSSEQAAQRMEYGYGNKPVEPPSKTERQIVFSNVFTFFNLIFVVLAACLVIVGSFKDMLFLLIAIANTLIGIIQQIRSKRTIDKLTLLASPHANVVRDGNVFTIATDQLVRDDVVIFAAGNQICADAVVMTGEVQVNEALITGESDAILKKPGDALLSGSFVVSGKCHAQLERVGAESYAAKLTLEAKSNIKTRQSKMMASLDKLIRVIGITLIPLGLIMFCKQFFFLHLGLEHSMVSTVAALIGMIPEGLYLLTSVALAVSVIRLAYNKTLVHEMSCIETLARVDVLCVDKTGTITEPEMKVNDLILLDPKAYSKEQVTQVLDAFYTHMDLDNDTAKAMKAYFSAPSNWQATKTVPFTSATKWSAVVFPQQGTFVVGAPEFILKDQYESIREQVEPHSAQGDRVLLLAAYQGELADGKLNGPITPIALVLISNKIREEAPETFRFFAEQDVQIKVISGDNPLTVSQVAQKAGIAGADRYIDATLLKTQEDIETAVEQYTVFGRVTPDQKRKFVEALKTAGHTVAMTGDGVNDVLALKDADCGIAMASGSDAACQAAQLVLLDSNFSSMPKIVMEGRRVINNIERAASLFLVKNIFSFLLSVISIFASFPYPVVPLQLSLISALTIGVPAFFLALEPNKSLVQGSFMGNVLRKACPGGLTNLFIILGVELFAFAYGYSTETLSTIACICISFVGLLVLFQVCKPFDWKRTLIWVAMTAGMVVCITVFGGFFSLIPLTFQEFLVLIVFLLLSYPTMRAVLWGFEKVEFAVHWSIKKWKSLRSRSFA, encoded by the coding sequence ATGAGAAAGAAAAAGAAACAAATTGAGCCAAAGGCTTCGGATCAAACTGAACAATTCGATCCGATCCTTCCTAAGGCCCAGGTGAGTCCCGGCCGTGGACTTTCCTCCGAACAAGCCGCTCAGCGTATGGAATACGGGTACGGAAATAAACCGGTGGAACCGCCTTCTAAAACCGAGCGGCAGATTGTTTTTAGCAATGTCTTTACCTTCTTCAACTTGATCTTTGTAGTGCTGGCCGCCTGTTTGGTCATCGTCGGTTCCTTTAAGGATATGTTGTTCCTGCTGATTGCCATCGCCAATACCCTGATCGGCATCATTCAGCAGATCCGTTCCAAGCGCACCATCGATAAACTGACTCTGCTCGCTTCCCCCCATGCCAATGTCGTGCGGGATGGAAATGTATTTACCATCGCCACCGATCAACTGGTACGGGATGATGTGGTCATCTTCGCAGCCGGCAATCAGATTTGTGCCGACGCTGTGGTCATGACAGGTGAAGTGCAGGTCAACGAAGCCCTCATTACCGGCGAATCGGACGCCATTCTGAAGAAGCCGGGAGATGCTCTATTGTCAGGCAGCTTTGTGGTATCGGGCAAGTGTCACGCTCAGCTGGAACGAGTGGGCGCTGAGTCCTACGCCGCCAAACTGACTTTGGAGGCCAAAAGCAATATCAAAACCCGTCAGTCTAAGATGATGGCTTCTTTGGATAAGCTCATCCGGGTGATCGGTATCACCCTGATCCCTTTGGGTCTTATCATGTTTTGTAAACAGTTCTTTTTCCTCCATTTGGGACTGGAGCATTCTATGGTATCCACTGTGGCGGCGCTTATCGGTATGATCCCAGAGGGACTCTATCTCTTGACAAGCGTGGCTTTGGCTGTCAGTGTCATTCGCTTGGCTTATAACAAGACTTTGGTCCACGAAATGAGCTGCATTGAGACATTGGCGCGGGTGGACGTCCTATGCGTAGACAAAACAGGTACCATCACGGAGCCGGAAATGAAGGTCAATGACTTGATTCTCCTGGATCCAAAAGCTTATTCGAAAGAGCAAGTCACTCAGGTTCTCGATGCCTTCTATACACATATGGATTTGGACAATGATACGGCCAAAGCGATGAAAGCTTATTTCTCCGCTCCCTCTAATTGGCAGGCTACTAAAACCGTTCCCTTTACTTCAGCCACCAAATGGAGCGCCGTGGTCTTTCCCCAACAGGGTACTTTTGTAGTAGGGGCTCCGGAATTCATCTTAAAGGATCAGTATGAATCCATCCGGGAACAGGTGGAACCCCATTCTGCACAAGGAGACCGCGTACTGCTGCTGGCAGCTTACCAGGGTGAACTGGCCGACGGCAAGTTAAATGGTCCGATTACTCCCATTGCATTGGTGCTCATCTCCAATAAGATAAGAGAAGAAGCCCCTGAAACCTTCCGGTTTTTCGCCGAACAAGACGTCCAGATTAAGGTCATCTCCGGCGACAATCCCTTGACAGTATCCCAGGTGGCCCAAAAAGCCGGTATCGCCGGCGCCGATCGGTACATCGACGCCACTCTCCTCAAAACCCAGGAGGACATTGAGACGGCAGTTGAACAATATACGGTATTTGGCCGTGTCACCCCTGACCAGAAACGCAAGTTTGTGGAGGCCCTTAAAACTGCCGGACATACCGTGGCTATGACTGGCGATGGCGTCAACGACGTCCTCGCCCTCAAAGATGCCGATTGCGGTATCGCCATGGCTTCAGGCAGTGATGCCGCTTGTCAGGCTGCACAGCTGGTGCTCCTTGACTCCAATTTCTCCTCCATGCCTAAAATCGTTATGGAGGGACGCCGCGTCATCAATAACATCGAACGGGCTGCCTCCCTTTTCTTGGTCAAAAATATCTTTTCTTTCCTGTTATCGGTCATCTCTATTTTTGCAAGTTTTCCTTATCCAGTGGTCCCGTTGCAGCTTTCCCTTATCAGTGCGTTGACCATCGGAGTCCCCGCCTTCTTCCTGGCTCTCGAGCCAAACAAGAGTTTGGTACAAGGTTCCTTTATGGGCAATGTCTTGCGGAAAGCATGTCCTGGTGGATTGACAAACCTATTTATCATCTTGGGGGTGGAGCTCTTCGCCTTTGCTTACGGTTATTCTACGGAGACACTCTCCACCATTGCTTGCATCTGCATTAGTTTTGTGGGACTTTTGGTACTATTTCAAGTATGCAAACCTTTCGACTGGAAACGCACTCTTATCTGGGTGGCTATGACGGCTGGCATGGTGGTCTGTATCACTGTATTTGGAGGATTCTTCTCCCTCATCCCCCTCACCTTCCAGGAATTTTTGGTATTGATTGTATTTTTGTTGCTGTCCTATCCTACCATGCGCGCTGTTCTCTGGGGCTTTGAAAAGGTAGAATTTGCCGTCCACTGGAGCATTAAAAAATGGAAGTCCCTGCGCTCCCGCTCTTTTGCTTGA
- a CDS encoding DUF3592 domain-containing protein, which yields MPKAAKIVSLSLIVICLLCGVWMIYLGIGESMDTSEKTQNYQTTQGYLLDYNLYSGPEYDAVRKRQTSATYQLTYNYNVDGQEYKVTTESGTSFVPEIGTAIEIKYNPDNPQEAYIPSQSRNVGLLFGGAFFIVIPLIMLLIFTGVLQKLPSKLVGIIMGLVLILLSWFVLYMITGSFSPVGIAQYYVSSFSFPLIIPILLIAAGLLLIVRNLLPSRKNVKESI from the coding sequence ATGCCTAAGGCCGCTAAAATTGTGTCTTTGTCCTTGATTGTCATCTGCCTGCTTTGTGGGGTATGGATGATCTATCTGGGCATCGGCGAAAGTATGGACACCAGTGAAAAGACCCAAAATTATCAAACTACCCAAGGATATCTTTTGGACTATAACCTCTACTCCGGACCAGAATATGACGCCGTCCGGAAGAGACAAACCAGCGCCACCTATCAGCTGACGTACAATTATAACGTCGACGGCCAGGAATATAAAGTTACCACCGAGTCTGGTACCAGTTTCGTCCCGGAAATCGGCACTGCCATCGAAATCAAGTACAATCCCGACAATCCCCAGGAAGCCTACATCCCCAGTCAAAGCCGTAATGTCGGCCTTCTATTCGGCGGCGCATTTTTCATTGTCATCCCCCTGATTATGCTCCTTATCTTTACCGGTGTCCTCCAAAAACTTCCCTCTAAGCTGGTGGGCATCATCATGGGGCTCGTACTTATCTTGCTTAGCTGGTTTGTTCTCTACATGATTACCGGTAGCTTCTCCCCTGTCGGGATCGCCCAATACTATGTTTCCTCTTTCTCCTTCCCACTCATTATCCCCATCCTTTTGATTGCAGCTGGTCTACTCTTGATCGTCAGAAACCTATTGCCCTCCCGTAAAAACGTTAAGGAATCCATCTGA